In Candidatus Paceibacterota bacterium, one DNA window encodes the following:
- a CDS encoding helix-turn-helix domain-containing protein: protein MENKDFISTTELAKILGISHVAVYKKIKSGKIKAMKIGRNFVIDKKELSEVLEKGITKKQKIEVEKAVKKTVKEYGETLKLLGTT, encoded by the coding sequence ATGGAGAACAAAGATTTTATTTCGACAACAGAATTGGCAAAAATTCTAGGAATTAGCCACGTTGCCGTATATAAAAAAATAAAAAGTGGAAAAATAAAAGCCATGAAAATTGGCCGTAATTTTGTTATTGATAAAAAAGAGCTAAGCGAAGTTTTAGAAAAAGGGATAACAAAAAAACAAAAAATAGAGGTTGAAAAAGCGGTTAAGAAAACCGTAAAAGAATATGGAGAAACTCTTAAACTGTTAGGAACAACATGA
- a CDS encoding FKBP-type peptidyl-prolyl cis-trans isomerase: MFNDDSQCDEWDFFRGDCAKNQLKIEVLQEGAGKLADDNNTITVDYTGFLEDGTKFDSSVDRGQPFVFVLGTNQVIQGWEQGVLGMQVGEKRKLTIAPELAYGSTGAGGVIPPNATLIFEVELLEIQ, encoded by the coding sequence TTGTTTAACGATGATTCGCAGTGCGATGAATGGGATTTTTTTCGGGGAGACTGCGCTAAAAACCAGTTAAAGATAGAGGTTTTGCAAGAGGGAGCAGGAAAATTAGCTGATGACAATAACACAATCACTGTTGATTACACAGGATTTTTAGAGGACGGAACCAAGTTTGATTCAAGCGTGGATAGGGGACAGCCTTTTGTTTTTGTTCTTGGAACGAATCAGGTCATCCAGGGCTGGGAACAGGGAGTTTTGGGAATGCAGGTTGGAGAAAAAAGGAAATTAACCATTGCTCCTGAACTAGCTTATGGCTCAACCGGAGCAGGAGGAGTAATTCCGCCTAACGCAACTTTAATATTTGAAGTTGAGCTTCTGGAAATTCAATAA
- a CDS encoding SdpI family protein, whose translation MKQTKIIIFLIIILSFAVAFYFYPQMPERAASHWNEKGQVDGYISKFWAAFLMPIISLLVALLFLFIPKIDPFKENIKKFKGYFDGFIIILLLFLLYIYLLTIFWNLGFRFNMTYLMIPSLAVLLYYAGILVEKAKRNWFIGIRTPWTLSSEQVWDKTHKIGGRLFKISAVIALLGIFFVEYAFYFVMIPVICFVVFVFFYSYFEYQKEIANNKNIK comes from the coding sequence ATGAAACAAACTAAAATAATAATCTTTTTAATAATTATTCTGTCTTTTGCCGTTGCTTTTTATTTCTATCCTCAAATGCCGGAAAGAGCAGCTTCCCATTGGAATGAGAAAGGACAGGTTGACGGATACATTTCAAAGTTCTGGGCTGCTTTCTTAATGCCGATTATCTCCTTATTGGTTGCTTTGCTTTTTCTTTTCATTCCCAAGATAGATCCTTTTAAAGAAAACATTAAAAAGTTTAAAGGATACTTTGACGGATTCATTATTATCTTATTGTTGTTTTTATTATATATTTATCTGCTTACCATTTTCTGGAATCTGGGATTCAGGTTTAACATGACTTATTTGATGATTCCGTCTTTAGCTGTTCTTTTGTATTATGCTGGCATTTTGGTTGAAAAGGCAAAAAGAAACTGGTTTATCGGAATCAGGACTCCTTGGACATTGAGCAGCGAGCAGGTTTGGGACAAAACTCATAAAATAGGGGGCAGATTATTTAAGATTTCAGCAGTTATTGCTTTACTGGGAATATTCTTTGTTGAGTATGCCTTTTATTTTGTGATGATACCGGTGATTTGTTTTGTTGTTTTTGTCTTTTTCTATTCTTATTTTGAATATCAAAAGGAAATAGCAAATAATAAAAATATAAAGTAA